cCTGATCCTAAGTTTACGAAAATGCTTTTGAGGCTTTGTTTCCTGTCATGGCATTTTCTTGTAAGTTACTTTGCATTTGATGATTAAATGATGATACACACAATTTACCTTAATATGTTTGATTTTCTTTCTTTGAATTTCCTCTTTTTCCACACAGTTAGCATGTACACCATCATAGTCTAACAGCTGTCCTTGCTGATGTATCGCAAGACAGTAGGGTACCGTCTTTTCATGTTCCTTACCAGTGAACTGTGCAAGAATTGCTATCAAAGCTAGATCAGGGGGAGATTCCTTGGGATGCCGACCTATCTTGTCTGGAATGTTGTCTTTCCGTAATGACAGCAGGGCATTACAAAGTCGAATTTGTCGGCACCAGCATGTGTGTTTGCCTTTACTGCCATCAGGTCGACATAACTGACCATATCTGTGAACTTCTTCAGTTTTAACCATCCACAACGGGATTTCTATTCTGTCTCCTCTAACAGATGGTCTCTGTAAACAAACATTTATAATGGTGTAATACTATCCAATATGGGGGAAGTGTACAATTGTGGCCATGTGCATTGAACAATACAATGTTGTACAAATGTGGTACATGTTCAGGGTCTAACCCTATGCTTATCCTAAAATCTCAGAAGTttgaatataaatgtgtatCTCACTGTTCTACACTATTACCTCCATCAAATCTGTATACGTCATGACTTCATAATTTCTGattaacccccaccccccaccccccaccactGACACATGTTGGGTAGCAACATGTTGATTGTTGACCACAAACTTCTCATTTAATGATTCCCATTGACATATGGAATTGAtcacccccccaaaaaaaacaacaacaacaaacaaacaaacaaacaaccccaaaacatttcattcacaTATTGACATGAACATTTGCAGATTACTTACAAAATAATTGACATgagtatttgcatatttgacatCATAACTTACATAGATATTAGTGACACCAtaataaatgttaatatttacatattagtaACATCATAACTtgcatgataatttgcatattagtgacatcaaaatttgaatgaatatttGCATTTCACTAGTTTCACCATgagcaaatatgcaaatattcatcTATTTTTAGAGTCGATGACATCATAATAGATGaatttttgcatatttatgacatcacaataaacCTACCTCATCTTTTTTAGAGTCGATGACATCAATAATTTCCACCTTCAACTCCGGATCTACAATATTAGCTGTCCTGACAGACTGTTCTAATACTTTCAGTTCTTTCTTTGTCAGTCGTGTCAGTGGTTTGACGTCTTCTTTGTTAGGTTTCAGCTCTGCTCTCGCTACCTCCAGAGTTTTATACCTACCAGACTTGTGGAGCATACTAAGTACAACATCATTGCACTGTACTACCTGtacattgtgtaaaatatttttacattcagTATTTATCATTTTCCAAATAGACAAAATTATGTCTGAAAGGGGttttatcaattgagtttatcttaaCAATCACactcacagttgtgtctattcctttcatgctggtcatgtgaatttcattgtaacacTTCCTTTGATAGACATAACAACGAAATAGAACTTTATAGACTGGCTGAGAATGCCATTAACCTTAGCCTTGAAATACagaaaaatggcattttttccaaatgagtTGTCAACTATTGTGGCCCTCACTTCCTTCTGAATAGCACTCAAAGTTACCAAAGTTTAAAACCTGCCTTTTTTCATAACCAGACTATAGCATATTACTAGAGGGCTTGACATTCTTGTTTACTCTGCTCAGGGAGAACTCTGTATATTTATGATGTATTATGTTGGCAAGccattttttatttatcatgaCAGTGCAATTCAGCAAAGAGAATAACTTACAGGTTGTCCTAATTCCTGCTGTAGACTGGCTACATCATGTGGTGAGAAGGCGCTGCTGACAGGGAATATATTAGGTGGCTTCCCTCTGATGAAGTCAATGGAACAGAGAACTTAGTAAGGCTGAGAGTGCATCTTATGACAcaaaacaacatcaacaacaacaacaacaacaacaacaacaacaacaacaaaaacaggcAGACATAGCTTTGACAAGCTAAGATGCACAAACGTGCAGATTTAGTCCTTGTAGTTTATAAACATACTCACTTGGCAAATTCATTTGCTATAAGCATTGGCACTTTGGAGTCATCGCCAATAGCATATATATTGGCATGTCTCACATCTCGACTATCCCTGTAGACAGAAAACAAGTCTATAATGGTGTGTAGACACATTATGAATGCATTGTGCAATAAAGTGTAATGTCATTCACAGCAAACAAAAGTTCActgattttatttcatatacttAGGAACTAATTGTCAAAACTCAACACTACAGGTTTCTACAAAATTTGACTAACATTCTGCCTGTCCAAGAGTATCATCAGGTCCATAAAAGTTTAGCATGCTGTATTAAAGGTTGATGAATTTATGAATGCATATGTTTCAAAATCATAACACAAAGCAGACtataagatacatcatgtcggTCTCGTCTCACCAGGATATTCTTTGCATCATGAGGACACCCgaacataacatatatatgcaGGACAGTAGACCCTCTATTTTAATGTGTGATGCTATTTAACGAGTGAATTGTTTTAATCTACTAGCTGTCTTCTGAATTTTTATCCTTCATATTTGAAAGAGCTTTTAACCAGCAAGCAATTCTATACGTCATTTGTGTTCTTTCTTCTGAGACATTTTATTGGTGGGACTGGGTggtttttcagtgtttttgtaactgttttatttttttcatttttagttgttagtttgttgtacaatGTGCTGAGACAGTGTAGCACGTTtcttaataataattataataacatcTAAAAGACTAAACATACAAAGCTTTTTTCACAAATTCTCCATGTAATTCCCTACCCAAGTCCTTTAAATGTACGGATATGGATACTTACACATGTTCCACCAGGAGTTTATAATATCTTGATGCTAAGTCAGGTCTGCTTTCAAGTGCTCTTGGCCACATACAACTTACCTGTACAAAATATAGATGAAACATAACGATAaaacaatgtacaaatatatctgAAAACATAGATTCTGATCAAACATGGCCTTTTATTTGGTACAATTTGTCTGCAATatcttagtacatgtatttcttttccAAAACAGATTATGGATCACCTCTCAACACATTCTTGGCTAACTCATCAGACAAAAGGTTAGTTTAATGATGTTCGTGAAGTGACAGAAAAAGCCTGACCGAAACAACTATGGTGGCTATTATTTCTTTGGAAATATTAGAAGACTTACTGTATCCTTATTATTACAAGAAAACTAGTAACATCAATAAAGTACCTTGTGGTCAATTTCACTGAGTTGTGGTACAGCATTTCTGTCTCTGTCAATCTGTAGTTCACAGAAATCAACACCAGTTTGCAGACCTTCTTCTTTCAAGTCTAAGACATAACTTCCTTTTACAAATAGTTTACCAGCAAACCTCTTATCTAGTAGAAGGGTACCTTTCATAgagaataaaacaaaaatctaaatttttaCAATCgaagtttgttattttttggcTATGATTTTGATGATTAATCATTATTCTGGGAAAACGAATGGTTTAAGAAGTACcgtaaaagtaaacaaataacataCAGTAACAGAATATGCCATATTCCAGCATAATGGcattttagtctgtaaggtacgccgatGGGGCACTCTCACATATTGGCCAACCCCTCAAacgagaggaggccagtgattGTCaagatgtatcttacagtctgatGGCGTCttagaatgttttgactcaaGCACCATGGACTAAATGATTTAGACACACAtggaatgaccagggtataaagcTAATATTATTTGTTTGAATGTATTCAACTTGGTttgcatgtaatgtaatgtaacatataCTATACCTATTTCTGTTTGCACTTTATCGTTAGGCGGTGTTAAAAACAGGAAATTTTCCCTGCATTCTTTAAACTCCTCTTCTGAAACTGAGGATATAGATGTTGAAGTGTCCTCTTCTTTCAGTACAACTGGGCTAAAATTTAGAAATAAAAGATCTTTTATGACGACAAAAATGTGCAgccacttgaggaaaacttgctatcTGAGAcgtcaccctactgtgagtgtaaatagaataaacactgaatgaggttgaatgtgtagccacttgaggaaaacttgctatcTGAGAcatcaccctactgtgagtgtaaatagaataaacactgaatgaggttgaatgtgcagccacttgaggaaaacttgctCTCAGCAATGCCAATTTACTGAGTGtaaatagtgtaaacactgaatgaagtCAAATATGCAGCTACACTTGcagaaaacttgctatcagcaATGCCAATCTACTGTGTgaaaatagtgtaaacactgaatgaggttgaatgtgtagccacatttttggaaaacttgctatcagcaATGCCAATCTactgtgtatgtaaatattgtaaacactgaggttgaatgtgtagccacatttttggaaaacttgctatcagcaATGCCAATCTactgtgtgtgtaaatattgtaaacactgtcactgaatgaggttgaatgtgtagctacatttttggaaaacttgctatcagcaATGCCAATCTactgtgtgtgtaaatattgtaaacactgaatgaggttgaatgtgtagccacatttttggaaaacttgctatcagcaATGCCAATCTactgtgtgtgtaaatattgtaaacactgtcactgaatgaggttgaatgtgtagctacatttttggaaaacttgctatcagcaATGCCAATCTactgtgtgtgtaaatattgtaaacactgaatgaggttgaatgtgtagccacatttttggaaaacttgctatcagcaATGCCAATCTACTGTGTGTGtaaatagtgtaaacactgaatgtgGTTGAATGTGCAGCCACACTTGcagaaaacttgctatcagcaATGCTAATCTACAGTGTCAGTGAGTGTAATAATACCAATGCTTATTGAAACATTAATGGCAACTAAACCTACCATGGTGGAAACATTAATGACACTTGAACTAAACCTACCATAGTGGAAACATTAATGACAACTAAACCTACCATAGTGGAAACATTTATGACAACTAAACCTACCATGGTGGAAAAATTAATGACAACTAAACCTACCATAGTGGAAACATTAAAACCTACCATGGTGGAAACATTAACGGCAACTAAACCTACCATGGTGGAAACATTAACGGCAACTAAACCTACCATGGTGGAAACATTAACGGCAACTAAACCTACCATAGTGGAAACATTAACGGCAACTAAACCTACCATAGTGGAAACATTAATGACAACTAAACCTACCATGGTGGAAACATTAATGACAACTAAACCTACCATGGTGGAAACATTAACGGCAACTAAACCTACCATGGTGGAAACATTAACGGCAACTAAACCTACCATGGTGGAAACATTAACGGCAACTAAACCTACCATGGTGGAAACATTAACGGCAACTAAACCTACCATGGTGGAAACATTAACGGCAACTAAACCTACCATGGTGGAAACATTAAAACCTACCATAGTGGAAACATTAACGGCAACTAAACCTACCATGGTGGAAACATTAATGACAACTAAACCTACCATGGTGGAAACATTAATGACAACTAAACCTACCATGGTGGAAACATTAACGGCAACTAAACCTACCATGGTGGAAACATTAATGACAACTAAACCTACCATGGTGGAAACATTAACGGCAACTAAACCTACCATGGTGGAAACATTAACGGCAACTAAACCTACCATGGTGGAAACATTAACGGCAACTAAACCTACCATGGTGGAAACATTAATGACAACTAAACCTACCATGGTGGAAACATTAACGGCAACTAAACCTACCATGGTGGAAACATTAACGGCAACTAAACCTACCATGGTGGAAATATTAATGACAACTAAACCTACCATAGTGGAAACATTAAAACCTACCATAGTGGAAACATTAACGGCAACTAAACCTACCATGGTGGAAACATTAACGGCAACTAAACCTACCATGGTGGAAACATTAACGGCAACTAAACCTACCATAGTGGAAACATTAAAACCTACCATGGTGGAAACATTAACGGCAACTAAACCTACCATGGTGGAAATATTAATGACAACTAAACCTACCATGGTGGAAACATTAAATCCAAGTGTTCTTCTTCCACTTCTGTATGTGCTCGTGCTGGAAAGAGACAAAAATATACTAAAtcataaaacaaacataataaTCTTTCAGGGggtgtcggtggccaagtggttaaacgacctgcctcttaccactgtggtcagggtttgattaaatttaccatgctgtaagtaagaagagtgttgtttAGTTTGACGCTACCAAACAttgcaggttttccctgggtacttcagtttcctcctgcattaacactgaaaccatgagggatggccctcactggacttcttgggagacaagtgttcatatacataaagaactatccagtataaataaagattattattacatttgtattcaaaacaTCTCCTTCTTATATTAATCTTTGTCTCATAACCAGTGTTTAAACTGTGCATctattgttttcattaaaagAACACATTCACACTAAGCTGTAGTTCAGGCAAATCTCACCACAGtttctgaaaacatttttgatatatttaaaataaagaaTTACAACTGGTGAGTCTCTTAACATTTTTCTGAGCCTAAATATCTGACAGGAGCACAACTTGATGTactaaaatcattttatttaataatacTTACTGGACTTTGATACAACCACAACCAATCCAGGTTCACCTCCAAACTGTTCATAAGGATGGAGTGCAAACTTCCACCGCTCACTattagtttccatggtaatataaCGACCTTGTCTAACTAAAGCAAGAGCACCAATTTTCAAGCCCTCTCcaaactgaccaatcacatcTTTGTGTTTGGACTTCGACGAGTAACCTAGCAACAGTATTTTCTTCTGAAGGGAGATTTTTCTGTTGACTAAAGTTAATCTTTTATTACAGATGTCATAATGTAGAGAGCCATAGATTTCTGGTCTTCCAAATCCTATCTGGACTTTAGCATTGTATACAACCTCATTCTGATTTTCTGTTACCTACAAAATGAACGGAGACttgttggtgaaaaatatggaattagTACAAGGGTGGCCCtgtttatgtttctcattactttttcatagcaactatgaGTCGGTCTGtcgatttgaaaaaaaaaagtaaaaaaatataaaatcatcttcttcatggttctctgcctctccttttcatcctctctatcttctacagacagaacccaatgtaGTAGTAGTCCCAAGCAGGTGACTTAAAGTTATTGGGGCATTTGGTTTTATTGTGtattctgctgcactttcactcactactcTTGTGAAAGTGTGACTGCAGAAAACAACCCAAGCATCCTTGCAGATATCACCCTTGCATCCATATGTCATGGGGTTTCTGCTATTACTAGTATACTTACACAATGAAAATTGACTATTTGAGTCTTGTATAGTCTCTGTTCTAGTTCCTCTTCACTTGCATCATAAATACCATCATGCCAATTCTGTATAAATTCACGAATTCCTTCCCAGGTTCCCCAGGAACTAGCGTATCGTGACGTCAAGTTCAAGTGTACAATTTTGCTTTCTCCAACAACACGTCGATGTTCTTCCATCAACGCATCATATATGGCTGATTCAGATCCAAGAAGCTCTTCCGCTCCTCCTGACAAATACGCCATCTCTGTTTTGATTACAGGAGAGATAAAAACTGTAGGAAGCTATgctacatatacattttattagCGTTGTAATCTTGTTGTGGAGCCTGTAATATTCTAAACTAGCATAATTTTTCGGAATCGATTTAGTATTGAGTCCCTACTTTAAGTAATAATTTTGTCTGCAAGCAGAACTTTGGAGGTAAGGTCTACAGAATTTGACTGAGTGATTTTGATGCCATtttgtttcatgatttttcgGTAAGGTGGGGAGGGAGTTTTATCGCACCATTTGCTACATAACTATACAACACGTACAAATGCATGGACTGCTTCACGAGACTGACAAGAGCTTGAACACCGAGCTTGAAAGGAGCGTTACGCCGTTACGATTGAAAAGATTATATTGCAACTGATTGATTGCCTCAAGTTGGCATTCTTGCTACGTCTGCAATAATTTCTTATTCATATGTAATAAAGCAAaacctagtcctgcttacatgacggtgcacgagtctatattactgacttgactccaAACAGGTAGGAgggtcagaatcgagtcccggatactccgtatgcaagcaggactaagcaAAACCTAAATATCCGCCTCCTGTAAACATTACTTCTATAAGAATTGcaaccatacatacaaacatacctGCCTTAGCCACTAAGTCGACCAATTTTCAAACGCTATGCATGCGGAAGTGGGATCCGCATCAAATCATGGCTGCCTGGTGACGTCACAGAGTTGAAGGGTTTCCCCGAAACATAAATAATGGAAGGTGAGCTAGGTGGTTTGTAAGGAACGACCCTTTAACTTATTGTATGTTTTAGGAAGCAGTGGAGACGTGGTTCGGCTGTTTGTGTTTGCTCGATCCTTTACACCCAGTTTACACTGACGAACTCCGTTCTGACATTTCTCGACAGATAATATGAAAACTGCAAAAAATACATATGACAAACAATATAAATTGATGTCTATTTCAAAAACCTTTGATATAGAATAACAATAATTGTTTTGCGGTATTCGCACGGGATTCGTAAACGGTCAAAATTAAGTATCTTGCGATATTCTTCCATCGCATCGTCTCATAATCTTCACATGTTTTTGGTTTGTTATTCACTTTTCGGAGTTTTTTAAAGGGGAAAATTATCACTGGTAAGCTCCCTAAAAAAATAGCAAGTCCGGGTTTTAGCCTAAAGAAGGAATTTAAATTAATTGAATAAAATAGCTTGAATAAGAATGACATGAAATGTGTTAAAATCTGATTACGTATAaatctttatttcaaaacttgtaacaaaacattaaaaagtttGTTTGAAATACAATTTAGTGTGTGGGACAGTCTCATCATAGCTAAACTAAATAACAAAACTAAAAAAGTCGATCAAAATCTGGAAAGAAATTTAACCCCGTGATTTAAcccaattttcaaaaatatttagaTCGTAAAACTGTAAAACGCATT
Above is a genomic segment from Glandiceps talaboti chromosome 20, keGlaTala1.1, whole genome shotgun sequence containing:
- the LOC144450773 gene encoding uncharacterized protein LOC144450773 — encoded protein: MEEHRRVVGESKIVHLNLTSRYASSWGTWEGIREFIQNWHDGIYDASEEELEQRLYKTQIVNFHCVTENQNEVVYNAKVQIGFGRPEIYGSLHYDICNKRLTLVNRKISLQKKILLLGYSSKSKHKDVIGQFGEGLKIGALALVRQGRYITMETNSERWKFALHPYEQFGGEPGLVVVVSKSTRAHTEVEEEHLDLMFPPCPVVLKEEDTSTSISSVSEEEFKECRENFLFLTPPNDKVQTEIGTLLLDKRFAGKLFVKGSYVLDLKEEGLQTGVDFCELQIDRDRNAVPQLSEIDHKVSCMWPRALESRPDLASRYYKLLVEHVDSRDVRHANIYAIGDDSKVPMLIANEFAKGKPPNIFPVSSAFSPHDVASLQQELGQPVVQCNDVVLSMLHKSGRYKTLEVARAELKPNKEDVKPLTRLTKKELKVLEQSVRTANIVDPELKVEIIDVIDSKKDERPSVRGDRIEIPLWMVKTEEVHRYGQLCRPDGSKGKHTCWCRQIRLCNALLSLRKDNIPDKIGRHPKESPPDLALIAILAQFTGKEHEKTVPYCLAIHQQGQLLDYDGVHANCVEKEEIQRKKIKHIKMELMQSQKEHQEALANLNHDITVVRKDLMNNMVRDADVDLKMEELETHFRQQLQKYKETVQGELQRKDEEIAEMNEVLLDAQKDLIHKQTMLQKQEDHVERFSKCLDHRHTVMVEKVTHFKMVLQKKADEVKDMNTSKKTTKYVQTLCQQVAGTCVEICSELEGQAYMCFTCRGKQRSYMALPCCHYKFCEDCAPKLKGKTCPVLKCKERVDDMKKMFE